AAATAGGCTTTCCATTCGCCGTATCCATACCCTTGCGATGCGCCCAAATGAAAGTTCAATCGTCCGTTTCTTATGGCAGGAAAGTAGAATTTCACTCCGAGTGAAGCTCCTAATATCCCAACTCCTGCTTCTGCACCAAAATTTGGCGTCAGTAACCGTTCATAATAAACTCCAACATATGGATCGCTTGCCCCCAGGTTAAGGCTGACGATATTTTTCAAAGAGGTTTTTTCTTTGCTGTTCAGGGTTGCCACGTCTTCTCCGAACCTGTATCCAACCTTTAAACCAAACCACAGTGAAGGATTGGTGGAACTTTCAGAAAATGTAACCCCCTCAACACCGTTGGATGAAAGAATCCCTACATCTGCGCTGTATTGAAGATTGTTTTTCGCAAAATAAGTAGCGCCAACCGGTAAATAATACATTGGAAATCCGTCATAATTTATACTTGCAAAAAAGCCGGTATGAAAATTTAACCTGTCAATTCCCGGGTTTGTAAGGTAGTAATTAAATCCCGCCCCGGCGGATCTGATACCGGCGCCCATTTCGAATGAAAACCGATCGGTGAGCATTTGACCATAAGATATACCAATTGGCCATGCAGGGGCGCCTACAATGCCAAGCGAAATGCTGTTTGCTTTAATTTTGTTCGGGGAACCTGCTTCACTTTGCCCACTCAGTACCATGGGCAGGATCAGAAAAAAAAAGATGGTAATTTTGAGTAAAATGATTTTCATAAAATAATTGATTTTGAGGATTTTATATTCATGGTTTGATGAGCATGGGTAATCAAACATCTGATATCATTTTAAGTTCATAGTTTGTAGTTGTTATTGAGAATTTATCAAAATTGATTTTCAAATGATAAAGCGCTATCATTAATTAAATTGGGTGAAACCCTTCACCGGTCATCGCTCTGTAATATTTTACCTTTAGTAAAAATTGCACCGAGGGTGCAAAAAAGACATATTTGACCCTGACAGGGGGATTAAATTGAATAAAAAGTTCTTGGAAGGTAGGTCAACAGCCTGCAGGCATAGATTCCGCTTACTTCCCAGCCTAAGCGTACCGTTTAAGAAAGTTGATGATTACTACACTTTAAACCATAAATACTCGTAAGGTTTCAGGTGGAGCAGCTGGTTCTTTTCATCATAATTGGCCTGATTGCCGAACATATCAGTCCAGGTGATTTCGGGCTGGAATTTCAGGCGGCAGGATTGCGGTTGTTCCGACAGGTTGTGAACGATCAGGAGTTGCTCAGTTTGCAGTTTTCGTAAATAAACCATGACGGCCTCATTCACATTCCCTTCCTGGTTTTTTGCTTCAATCCATGTTAATGAACCGCGTCCAAAGGCTTTATAACGTCTGCGCAACTGGATCATCCGCGACAATCGCTTATGGACCTTTGCTGACAGAGAGTTGTTATCTTTCAGGTCTTTGGCCAGTTGTTTCCAGTCAATCCTCCCCCGAACCAGGAACCGTGTGTCGTCTTTCCCGGTTTCTTTGATTTTTTCCTTGTAATAATGTTCATCGTTCACTTTGCCAAATTCATCCCCATAATAAATGATAGGGGTGCCCGGAAGTGTGAGCATGACAGAGTAGGAGAGGGCGATTTTGTCGGGATTGCGCCCCATCAGTTCCGAAAGACGGGCTGAAATGCCTTCGCCCTCGCGGAAATTCCACTCAGTTTGCAGGCAATAATTGGAATGGATGTACGCACGATCTTCTTCCGAAACATAAACCAGCTCAAGACTCAGCTCGTCATGGCAGCGCAGAAAGGTAAACCATTGTGCAGTGTCGGGAATATCAGGGGTCACCTCTTTGCTCAGTGTTTTCATGATGGGTTCGCGGCTCTGCATGGCAATGGCCTTAAACATCTGTGGCATCAATGGGAAGTGGTAGCCGGCATGACATTCGTCGCCGGTTCCGAAATATTTAATCACCTCAACCGGTTTCTGGCAGGCCTCGGCAAGCAGCAGTGTGTGCGGTCTGACGTAATCAACTACTGCCCTGAAAAACTTAACTATAGCGTGGGTTTGCGGCAGGTTTTCGCAGTCGGTACCTTCTTCTTTCCAGAGGTATGGAATGGCATCCACACGGAAACCATCCACTCCATGACCAAGCCAGAAGAGCAAATTCTTCGACATCTCAATCAGAACCTGCGGATTACGATAGTTCAGGTCGGGTTGAAAACTGAAAAAGCGGTGGAAGAAGTTCCAGTGACCATCCGGCTCCCAGTTGCTTGTCTCCATCCCTTTAAAGATGATCCGGGCATCTTTGTATCGGTCTGTATCCTTGCTCCAGATGTAAAAATTACGGAATGGATTGTCCTCACTTTTCCGTGCTTCCACAAACCAGGGATGCTCTTCGGAGGTGTGGTTCATCGCGATGTCGAAGATCACCCGAATACCCATTTTATGTGCATCATCAATGAATTTTTTAAACACGCCATATTTTTCTTCATCACCGGCATTTGCAGGCAAACCCATCAATTCATCCCTCACTTTCGTGTAATTTCTGATGTCAAAACCGGCATCCCGCATCGGCGAATCAAGGATAGGCAACAACCAGAGGCAGTTTACACCGAGCTCCTTCAGGTAGTTCAGCTTATCCGTTAAACCTTTGAAATCATTGTTGAACAGATCAATATAAAGCGAGTACACGATGGCATCCTTGTACCATTCGGGCTGTTGTGCTTCGATGGTATGGGATTGCCTGAAAACTTCCAGGAAATCAATAAATTCAGTAAGTTGGCTTTCATTGGCTTCTCCATAGAGTTGAATCCAGAGTTGCCTGAGTTTTTCGATGGTTGGCATGTTGTGTTATTTTGAGTTGATGATTAATATTGAACCTGTAAAATCAACCTGGGATCGGTCCAGTTGAAGCGTATTGTAAGTTGATTATTTTCCATGTCAAACCAGGCCGCAGGGGGCGCTGATTCTTCAAAAGATTGAAAAGAGGCGGTTGGTTTTATGTTTTGATCGCCTGCCCGTATGTTTCCGGGTGATTTGTTGAATGAATGAATTACCAGCTCGATCGTTCTACCCGAAGGCATACCTTGATATTCCAGGTCGTTTTGACGGCTGAAAGTAAACAGGGTAAAATTATCGAAAAGCACCGCCTGCATTTTTAGTAATTCGTAAAGCCCCTTTTCATAGGCATTCATGGTTCTCCCATCATCTTCGTACATCACGAAGTCGGAGTTGAGGATTTCCGGATCGAAATAATAATGAACGATAAGGTTTTCGGACGAATATTCCTCCGTATTGCGGATGGGTTCAATCAAGGGAATAAAACTGCCGCCTCGGGCATAAACAGGGATGTTTTCGTAAGAAGTCGGCACTTCCATCCATTTTCCCCCGGTGTATTTTTCGTTGGTAAAAAAGTCGAACCAGTTGCCTTTGGGCATGTAGAAGCGTCTTGATGTTTGTCCTCTTTCAAAAATCGGGGCTACCAGCAAGTTTGGTCCCCAAAGATATGTGTCATCAATTTCACCAATTTCGGAGTTATCGGGTTCTTCAAAAAAGAGTGGACGGGTCAGGGGTGTGCCCAGAGTGCTGTTCAGCCATGCAAGGGTGTAATTATAGGGCAACATCCGGTAGCGCAGGTTGATGTACTCTTTCAGCACGGCTTGCGCTTTCTGACTGTAGAATACAGGTTCGACGGGAGCAGTGGTATCGCCGTGAGGGCGATAAATGGGATTAAACACACCGTACTGCATCCAGCGGAGGTAGAGTTCTTCGTCGGGTGTGCCTCTGGCAAATCCCCCCAGGTCGGAGTGCATGTAGGAAAATCCGCTCAGGGTCATTCCAAGGACGGCAGTCGGCTGCGCTTTAAATCCGTCCCAGTCGCGTGAAACATCGCCCGACCAGGGATAAACACTAAAACGCTGTGATCCGGCAAAACCCGCGCGGTTGAGGTTAAAAAGCCGGACGTCAGGGTATTCAGCTGCATAGAAATCCGACAACATTTTATGCCAGTAATGGCTGTAGATATTGTGCACATCTTCGGCGGTACCTGCAGTATGAACCATGTCCGTAGGATGTTTTTCAGGCTCGCCAAGATCGCCCCACCAGCCGGCCACCCCGATCTCGTTCTGGGCCTTGTATTTGCTCCAAAACCATTGCCGAGCCTCTGGGTTAAAAATATCGATCAATCCACCCAGGCCAAACCAAAAATCCTGGATCACAAATGGTTCACCTTTTTCATTTTTTGCCATCAACCCCTTTGCACTTGCGAGTTCCCAGTTCTTTGATTCCTGTAAAATAAAAGGCTCTGTGATCAGAATTGTTTTCACCCCTTTTTCCCTGAAGTCCTGAATCATCTTTTCGGGTTCCGGCCAGTTTTCCTTGTACCAGTCAAGATCGCCCATGTAAAAATGATCGTGAGTGCCCAAACCAAACCAGTAAAGATCAATCACAATGGCATCCAGTGAGTAGCCTGCAGCAATCATCTGATCGACGATCGCTTCTGTTTCAACCTGGGTTTTGTAGCCAAATTTGGATTGAATGTTTCCCAGCGCCCATCGAGGGGGCATAGGTTGATATCCTGTCAGCTGACCATACTGATTCAACAACGCATCGTAATCATTTCCGGCAATCACATAATAGGTCATCTTTCCACCGATCGAACTGAACTCCATTTCATTCTTTCTTGCGACATCAAGGTCAAGCCAGCCACGTGGTGCATTGTCGAACAGCAGACCATAACCGTTGGAGGAGATTACAAAAGGGACGGAAAAATTGAGGTTTGGAGCGTTCAGGTTGTAACCATAACGAGCCTGATTGTATAGCTCAAAACGCTGACCACGACGGTTTGACGGGGTTGTCCGGAATCCGGCGCCGTAAATCTTTTCTTCACTGTTAAGGGCAAACCGGAAACCCTCATCCTGTTTTCGTTTGAAGTAACCGGCAGATTCAGATAAAACCTCTTTTCCGTCTTTGAAAAAGGATAGTTGAAACGGAGCTTTTTTTACGATGACATCAAAATTACCTCTTGAAAAGATCACCTGGTCTTCTTCTTCTTTGAATGAAACGGATAGTCCGTCGGGTCGGAGTATCACGGCATGTGAGGTGTCAACCGGCTGCTTGCCCGAAGCCATAAACGTAACCGAAACGATGGACTCATTAATGAACTCCACAGATAATCTGCCCAACGTTGTCTGTATTAGCAGTTGATTCTCACTTACTACATGCGACTGGTACTTGTTTCGCTGCTCCTTAGTCCAACTGGAACAACCGGTAAATATTTTTAAAAAGAAAAAAGGGACTGTAAGGAATGAAACAAGAAGCAGGAATGGCCGGAGGTTTCTAATCATTTTACTTCGAATTAGGTGATGTATTTTTATGGAGCAAAAATAGGTTATTGTTTTAAGTTTACAATTTTCCGGAAATCTAATGTCCAACTATTATTTTGCTGTGCTGAGGATTGTTTTTGTTGTTTCTGAGCCAATATCTCCTGGTGATACTCTGTGATTCTTTGGGTAACTTTGTGTTATAGCTATTGCACAGAGAACCACCAAGAAGACACGATCCCGTGCGTACGGGACACAAAGAAAATGATGAATATTAGGAACGATAATGAATTATCAAAAACGATGATCGGATGTGTCATTGAAGCACATCAAATAATATTTAGTCAATCTGAGGGAGTTTTGGAAAGGATTTGAAAATAAGTTCAATCTTTGCAACGATGAATCCAAAGATGTTTGAAATGAAAAGTGGGTCAACGGTTCTGTTGCCAATTGCTTACCTTCCACCATTACAGTGGTTTGTTTTTTTATTCACTGCTAATAAAGTGCTGATTGAACAGCATGAAACCTATCCCAAACAGACCTATCGTAACCGTTGTGTGATTGCAACTTCCAATGGGAAGCTTTCGCTGACCATACCTGTGATCAAAATTAATGGGAACCATACTAAAACCAGGGAGATTGCTATTTCCTATCAACAAAACTGGCAAAAGTTGCACTGGAGGGCTTTGGTGGCGGCCTATGCCAATTCGCCTTTTTTTCTCTATTATCAGGATGACCTGGAGCCGTTTTACACAAAAAGATTTGAAAACCTGATGAAGTTTAATCTTGAATTGATGAAGAAAATAATGGAACTTGTGGGCATTGAACCGGAGTTTGAATTAACCACCACATTTGAACTCAATCCTTCAGGAATACTGGATTTACGCGATGAAATTACACCTAAAAAGCCCTTCATGCTGTTTTCGCTTCCTGATTATTACCAGGTTTTTCAGGAAAAACAAGGGTTCATAAAAGGGTTAAGCATCATTGACCTGTTGTTTAACATGGGTCCGGAAACTGTGGATGTCCTCAAACAATGTGCAGAGGATGTTGATCGATCCTTTAAATAATGCCAGCAGATTGTTAAACCGGGTGAACGATCTCATTTTATCGTTCTTACCCATTGCGCATCGTGGAGGATGTAAAACAGGTTTTTATTCACATCTACATTCAATTCCAACCGACCTTTTACCTCGATGAAATCATCGGTTCGGAGGCTGCTGAATCGCTTTTCTTCGCCATCCGCAGCATACATGACCACGACAGACTCAATGCCTGCTCCGGTGCAAAAGAAACACATGGCCATCGGGTAATAGGAAACCACGAAACTGCTCCCGGTGATATTGGCCGGAAGATAAAACCCGACCAGGTTGACTTCAGTATTGTTAAGTGCTTGTAATTGAGTGCCAAAATTTGGCTTTGGAATAAAACCCTCACTCTTGAATGAGTATTTGTAGCGCACCGTTACATCATCAAGTAGTAAATTCCATAACCCGTCGTCGGGAGGGAATTGAGCTTTTATCTCAGCCGATGAAGATAAAATTAAAAAGGCAATGATCCATTGCAGCCACCGTGCTCTCATGATTTGCTGAGTGTATTGTGAATGTTCGTTTTGTAAGCGATGACGGCCGGGATGATGGCAGCGCTTATTCCTACGAAAATGGTGTAAACCAGTAAAAGTGATTCATTAGCCGTTACAACAGGAATGTGTTCAACTGAAAAACCACCAAATGAAGGCAGTAACATCCACACAAACCTGGAAAGGAATAGTCCGGCTATCCATCCGGAAACAGACAGGAAAAATCCCTGTGAAAGGAGCATGAGAAATACTTTATACCTCGGGGTTCCGAATACCCTGATCAGAGCGATTTCGTAGGAGTTTTTGCCGAGTATGTTGAGCAGGTGGATAAAAATATTCATTCCCGAAATGAAAATGATTACCCATGCCAAAAGCCTCAGTGTTTCAATGCCAATACCCAGCAGTCCAAGCAGCCGGTTGATTTCGAAAGCGGGCACTGCAGCCTGGAGGTTCGTGGTTTCGTTGATGAGTCGTGGTAATGTGACATTGGCCACCGGACTGTTGAAAAAAACCAGCAGTGCGGTGATTTCTTCTGAAGGGTGATCATCCCTTTCAGCCAACAGATTTTTATATTCGCTGAAAATCAGCATCTCCTCCCGCGAAAGTTCTTCATCGGCTTCAATTTTAGCCATGATCTCTTCCAATACCGGATTGGCTTCGGGGATGGTATGTTCTTCATCGTCATGATCACATTCTGCATGGTCGTGAGGATCAGGAACACTTTCCTCATCATCATGCCCGTATGTCTTACCACCATGTACTTCCCAAACACTTTCGACAGGTGTGAGGATCAATTTGTCGATCACGGTATTTGATCGTTTTAGCGTGCCAACGACCTGATATTCAAAATAGTCATGTGAATGGCCATGTTCCATGAATCCATGAACTCCACTGAAACGGTCTCCGGTTTTCAGCCCGCACTTCCTGGCTGCTTCCCATCCGATGATTACTTCAGCCGATTTTTCAAACCAGTTACCTTCCAAAAGTTCTGCCTGGTAAAGCGCCGGATAATCACCTGTAGTACCCACGATTCTGAACCCTTTATAGCTGTCACCCAGGGCAATGGGAATGGTTTTTTCGATCATCGGATTTTTGCTGATCCTGTTGGCCTCGGATAATGGAATGTTCCCGGTTGGAACATCAACATGAAATACAGTGGAGAGAATGAGTTGCAGCGGACTTCCTTTGGCGCCTGCCACAAGGTCGATGCCGGCAAGATTCCGGTTAAACTGCCCCTTAAGACTTTGCTGCAAGTTGATCAGCAGCGAAATGATGGATACACCGATAGCAAACAGCAGAATACTAAGTACGGTACTCGCCGGTTTTGAAAACAGTTTAGCCAAACCTATCCTGAAAATATCCATATGTCCTTTACAGCTTGTAAATGTTTTTGAAATGCCCTTTCAACCTGGCGTCGTGCGTGGCTATGACCAGCGTGATCCGGTATCTTTCTGCATTTTGCCTGATCAGGTTAAGAAAAGTAACGCAATTCTGGTCATCAAGACTTGAGGTGGGTTCGTCGGCAAGCAGCAATTTTGGCTTGTTTACCAGCGCCCTTGCCACCGAAAACCGTTGTAGTTCACCCTGGCTCAGGTCGGCAGGCTTCTTATGCCGGAGATTGGCTATTCCAAGCGATTCCATCATTTCGCTTATATGTTCCCGGTCAGGAGTAAAACCCGGAAGCGTCTGCACCGACAACAGGTTTTGTTGCATGTTGATATCACCGATGAAATAGTGCTTTTGAAAGATTAACCCGATATTCTGCCCACGAAATTTATCCACCTCTGCTGGTTTGAGACCATTCAGCATTGTGTTGTTGATGAGTATTTTTCCGGAATCAGGTACCAAAAGTCCTGCCAGCAGGTGAAGCAAGGTGGTTTTTCCGCAGCCCGAATTACCCGAAATCAGCCAGTGCTCTCCTTTCATGGCCTCCCAATCGGGAAAATTGAACCTGGCATTTTTTGTATAACTGAACCTTAGATTTTCAATTTTCAACATAGGAAAAACATACGCTAAATGGCACTTCTAATTAATTTATTAACCTGGAGTATAATTTTGGCACCCGACAACTATGACAACCCGGCAACCCTGACAACCCTTGCACTTATTGTCCTTCCCTCAGTATCCTGTCGTAGTCAGCAGATTTTGAAGGGTCAATTTCTTTAAGGATGTTTACAGCCTTGGTCCTGTCCATACCAGCTGCCTGGGAAAAGATGTTAATGAATTCATCACGCTTGGCATCGAGCACCAACTGCATAATGAACAGGTTGGGTTTTTCGCGATGGGCACGCTGGAGTGTTTCGAGCGAGGTGATTACACCCTGTCTTCCCCTTTCCATATTGTCCTGCATAATATCGAGGCCGAGACGGTGATATTGATACCAAAACCTGCGGACATTGGCATAGGCTGAATTGTTGAGGTTTTCGGCCAGCCAGTAGCGGTTTCTTGTACTTTCGAAAGATTTCCAGCCTGGCTCGCGGGCGCCCTGTGCGCTGCTTACAATCTGTTGGGCTTTTTCAAAATATGGACTTCCACCCATCATTTGATAAGAGTCGAAGTCAAGTCCAAGAAAAATGTAAATATAATACGCGATGGTGGAAGTCAGGTTGGAAGTAAAGGTGTTTTCGGTGTATTCAAGCGATTGACCTTCCTGCCACTGGAAGTCAAAGGTGTTGTCCAGGTAGTTGAACATTGTTGTGTTGTATGAAGTGCCAAACACAGGTCGCTTCAATACCAGGTTGATCCTGCCTTTGAACTCATCCGAACTGATTTCTTCGGTTATCGTGATGGCCATTGTACATTCGATCCGCTCGTTGCGTGTCATCGAATAATTGGTCCATCTGCGCTCATTTACAAGCTCATAGAGCCCCTGCCTTAATTCCTGGAATTTTTCACGGTTGGTTTGCTGAAGATTTGGCGCCGATACCTGCACCGAACAGAAGAACTCCTGGGCGGATAAGCCGGCTGAAAGTATCAGCGTCAACAATAGAGTGAGGATCGAAACCTGTTTTGCGGGATGATTCATAATCGACTAAACTATAACTTTTGAGAGCATTTCAACAACCTTGTCAAGTATATCGGAGGCTACTCCGGCTTTTGGTTTCAAGGGAAAATCTATTTGATTACCGCTTCGGTCGAGCATCGTGATTTTGTTTGTGACCACGCCAAATCCGGCTCCTTTTTCCTTTAAAGAATTCAAAACGATCAGGTCAAGATGTTTAGTATTGAGTTTTTTCCGCGCGTTCTCCAACTCGTTGTCCGTTTCGAGTGCAAATCCAACTAACAGTTGATCATTTCTCTTTATTTTTCCCAGGAATGCCAGAATATCCTGCGTTGGTACAAGATCAATCACCTGGTTTTCGCCTGATTTTTTAATTTTTTTATCTGCAGGTTTGGCTGGAGTAAAATCTGCAACAGCAGCAGACATAATTGTAATATCTGAATCGGTAAATGCTGCAGTGGTTTTTTCAAGCATTTCACCTGCAGTTGTTACATCAACTCGTTTAATGGAAGGATGATCACATTGCAGATGGGTCGGTCCGGTGACCAAAGTTACCTCGGCTCCCCTGGCGGCTGCATCATGCGCTAACGAAAATCCCATCAGGCCTGATGAGTGGTTGCCAATAAACCGCACGGGGTCGATGGGTTCGTAGGTTGGCCCTGCTGTAACCAGCACTTTTTTGTTCAGGAGCTGACTACCGGTCAAAAAAAAAGCAGTGATGGCTTTGAGGATGTTTTCGGGTTCTTCCATTCTTCCGGCGCCGCAAAGTCCGCTGGCCAGCTCCCCCACCTGTGGCTCGATGAGTTGATGACCGAAGGTTTTCAACTGCTCAATATTCCTCTGTGTAGTGGGGTGTTTATACATATCGAGGTCCATAGCCGGAGCGAAAAATACCGGACATTTGGCTGAAAGGTAGGTTGTGACCAGCAGGTTGTCAGCCATTCCTGCAGCCATTTTGCTCAATGTGGCTGCAGATGCCGGTGCAATCAGCATCAGATCAGCCCATCCGCCCATCTCGACATGATTGTTCCATGTGCCATCATCAGGGTTGAAAGGGTAGGTGAGGGCAGGGCGTTTAGACAATGTGGAAATAGTGAGAGGAGTCACAAAATCACGGGCATTTTCGGTGAGTATCACCTGAACTTCTGCCCCTTCTTTTACCAATAAACGGATGAGATAAGGGATTTTGTAAGCAGCAATGCTACCCGTAACGCCAATCAGTATTTTCTTGCCTTTGAGCATCGTTAATCGACCACTTTGTCCGTTTTTACTTCCAGTTCTTTTGAAGGATTCCGGTGATAGATCTGGTCGTCGAGAAATTCCTGTATGGCGATCAGGGTTGCTTTTGGTAATTTTTCGTAAAACTTCGAAATTTCAATCTGCTCCCTGTTTTCGAACACCTCTTCAAGATTGGTGTTGGTGGTGGCAAATTCGTCAATTTTCTTTTTCAGTTCATCGCGCATCTCCAATGAGATTTGGTTTGAGCGCTTTGAAAGGATGGCTAAGGTTTCGTATATATTGCCCGTATCCTTGTTGAAGTCTTTCATTCTGCGCGTAATTGCTGTAGGCTCGGTCTTGACTCTTTTGTAATCCATACTTACGATTTATTATTAATGGTTAAATTTCAGCATTTTCGTATTTTGACAACTCCGTGCTAACACGGTTATTGATCTTGTTAATCTCACTTAAATAGCGGCTTTCAGGGTAAACCGCGATGAAATCATAATAAGCTTTCCTGGCATCTTCAAATCTTTCCTGTCGTTTTTCGACGATACTCATCGAAGCGAAATTATAGGCAGCCAGGATGATCTTATACATGACTTCCTCTTTAAAATCGGTGTCAGGATAGTCTTTCATCAAATTCCTGTAAGAAACTATTGCTGCCTGGTAGTCTTCAATCTTGAAGTACAGGTTGGCAATGTTATAATCTTTCAATTGCAATTTCATTCTCAATTCATCAATCAGTTTCGTAGCCTCTTTGGCCTTTTCTCCATACGGAAACCTGTTGATAAAGACCTGAAATTCGTTGATAGCTTCTTTTGTAACTGTCTGATCCAGCGTAGAACGCGGGCTGTCTAAATACTTGCAGTAAGCCGACTGAAAAGCAGCTTCTTCGGTTTTTTCGCTTCGCGGGAATGTTGCCGTGAAACGATTAAAGTAATAACTTGCCATGATATAGTCGCGCTCGTAATAATAAGCGTAGGCATACCTGAAAAGCAATTCCTCTGACTGAGTAGTGCCTCTGTAAACCGGGATCAGTTGATCGAACACCTGCAAAGCCCTGTAGTAATCACCTTTATCATAATATGCCATTGCCTGCTGATATTTCAGCTCGTTATCGGTGCTTTTGAGCAGTTTCTGATGCTTACTGCACGAGAACAACACGGTGGAAATAAGCAGAATGGCGATAAAATGAGCTTTTTTAAACATGGGCGCAAAAGTAATATTTTTCCGGAATTGGATAACGCACTCGCCGGTAATTTATTTGGAATCAATGGCATTTTCCTTTTGCTTCCTCGCCCTGATATCCCACCCATTTACTCACTGAGTGAACCCCGGAAATTAGGGGTAGCAAAAAAACACCCTCAATTTGATTTTCAACAAATGGAGTTTTCTTGCTGACGCTAATTACCGATGGCAAGTAAACCCAATCATCCGACACTGCAGGGAGTTCCTCAACATCCCTTAAAACAACAATTGCCACGAAAATATCTTTCCTCAGAAAAAGGACTTTTTCCTACCCACTTTTTAATCTGTACCCTGAAATAATTGTAGTTTTGCCGTCAAAATTTAAAACAATTTCAAATGGATATTTTCAACAAGTTTTCCAACATGGGTCCTTTGGGCAAATTCAACCGCGAGAGTTTTGGCTATTTTATGTTTCCGAGACTTGAAGGTGAAATTGCCTCTCACATGCAGTTTATGGGTAAAAGACGGCTTGTATGGTCGTTGAATAATTACCTGGGGCTGGCCAATCATCCGGAAGTACGCGAAGCCGACGCCAGGGCTGCTGCACAATGGGGACTGGCCTACCCGATGGGCGCCCGCATGATGTCGGGGCATTCAATCTATCACGAACAGCTGGAGCGCGAGTTGGCCGCCTTCGAAAAAAAAGAAGATGCTTATCTGCTCAACTACGGTTACCAGGGGATGGTTTCGATTATCGAGAGCCTTGTGAACAGGCACGATGTGATAGTTTACGACTCTGAAGCACACGCCTGTATCATTGACGGCTGCCGGTTGCATTTCGGGAAACGGTTTGTTTACCCGCACAACAACATGCAGAATTTTGAAAAAGAACTCGATAGGGCGCATAAGCTGGCAAGCCAGACAGGTGGTGGAATCCTTGTAATCACCGAAGGCGTTTACGGCATGTCGGGCGATTTGGGAAAACTGCGCGACATTGTCGCCTTGAAAAAGAAATACCCGTTCCGTCTGCTGGTTGATGATGCCCATGGCTTTGGCACAATGGGACCTACCGGCGCCGGAACACCGGAACATCTTGGCGTGATGGATGAAGTGGACCTGTACTTTGGAACATTTGCCAAATCGATGGCCGGTATCGGTGGTTTTATTGCCGGTGATAAAGTCGCCATCGAGTTTTTAAGATATAACCTCCGTTCCCAGGTATTTGCCAAATCACTCCCAATGCCAATGGTTTTTGGCGCCCTCAAGCGTCTTGACCTGATCAGAAAGCATCCTGAGTTGCGCGAAAATCTCTGGAAAATTGTCAATGCCCTGCAATCAGGGCTCAAGGCAAAAGGATTCAACACAGGAGGAACTGAATCGCCAGTGACCCCGGTTATCCTGCAGGGAGACATTCCGGAGGCTACCCAAATCACTTACGACCTTCGTGAAAACTACAATATCTTCTGCTCCATCGTCACTTACCCGGTTGTTCCTAAAGGTGTGATTTTGCTGCGCCTTATCCCGACGGCAGTTCATACTTTGGAGGATGTGGAATACACGATCGAAGCCTTCTCGAAAGTAAAGCAAAAACTCGACGCCGGCGAATATCCAAAAGACAAGATGATAGATGCCGCAACGTTCATGAAAGCGCCTGTGGCTTAGGTTAAGGCTCTG
The DNA window shown above is from Bacteroidales bacterium and carries:
- a CDS encoding ABC transporter permease — translated: MDIFRIGLAKLFSKPASTVLSILLFAIGVSIISLLINLQQSLKGQFNRNLAGIDLVAGAKGSPLQLILSTVFHVDVPTGNIPLSEANRISKNPMIEKTIPIALGDSYKGFRIVGTTGDYPALYQAELLEGNWFEKSAEVIIGWEAARKCGLKTGDRFSGVHGFMEHGHSHDYFEYQVVGTLKRSNTVIDKLILTPVESVWEVHGGKTYGHDDEESVPDPHDHAECDHDDEEHTIPEANPVLEEIMAKIEADEELSREEMLIFSEYKNLLAERDDHPSEEITALLVFFNSPVANVTLPRLINETTNLQAAVPAFEINRLLGLLGIGIETLRLLAWVIIFISGMNIFIHLLNILGKNSYEIALIRVFGTPRYKVFLMLLSQGFFLSVSGWIAGLFLSRFVWMLLPSFGGFSVEHIPVVTANESLLLVYTIFVGISAAIIPAVIAYKTNIHNTLSKS
- a CDS encoding ATP-binding cassette domain-containing protein yields the protein MLKIENLRFSYTKNARFNFPDWEAMKGEHWLISGNSGCGKTTLLHLLAGLLVPDSGKILINNTMLNGLKPAEVDKFRGQNIGLIFQKHYFIGDINMQQNLLSVQTLPGFTPDREHISEMMESLGIANLRHKKPADLSQGELQRFSVARALVNKPKLLLADEPTSSLDDQNCVTFLNLIRQNAERYRITLVIATHDARLKGHFKNIYKL
- a CDS encoding DUF4835 family protein, with the translated sequence MNHPAKQVSILTLLLTLILSAGLSAQEFFCSVQVSAPNLQQTNREKFQELRQGLYELVNERRWTNYSMTRNERIECTMAITITEEISSDEFKGRINLVLKRPVFGTSYNTTMFNYLDNTFDFQWQEGQSLEYTENTFTSNLTSTIAYYIYIFLGLDFDSYQMMGGSPYFEKAQQIVSSAQGAREPGWKSFESTRNRYWLAENLNNSAYANVRRFWYQYHRLGLDIMQDNMERGRQGVITSLETLQRAHREKPNLFIMQLVLDAKRDEFINIFSQAAGMDRTKAVNILKEIDPSKSADYDRILREGQ
- the coaBC gene encoding bifunctional phosphopantothenoylcysteine decarboxylase/phosphopantothenate--cysteine ligase CoaBC, whose translation is MLKGKKILIGVTGSIAAYKIPYLIRLLVKEGAEVQVILTENARDFVTPLTISTLSKRPALTYPFNPDDGTWNNHVEMGGWADLMLIAPASAATLSKMAAGMADNLLVTTYLSAKCPVFFAPAMDLDMYKHPTTQRNIEQLKTFGHQLIEPQVGELASGLCGAGRMEEPENILKAITAFFLTGSQLLNKKVLVTAGPTYEPIDPVRFIGNHSSGLMGFSLAHDAAARGAEVTLVTGPTHLQCDHPSIKRVDVTTAGEMLEKTTAAFTDSDITIMSAAVADFTPAKPADKKIKKSGENQVIDLVPTQDILAFLGKIKRNDQLLVGFALETDNELENARKKLNTKHLDLIVLNSLKEKGAGFGVVTNKITMLDRSGNQIDFPLKPKAGVASDILDKVVEMLSKVIV
- a CDS encoding RNA polymerase Rpb6, which codes for MDYKRVKTEPTAITRRMKDFNKDTGNIYETLAILSKRSNQISLEMRDELKKKIDEFATTNTNLEEVFENREQIEISKFYEKLPKATLIAIQEFLDDQIYHRNPSKELEVKTDKVVD
- the bamD gene encoding outer membrane protein assembly factor BamD, whose protein sequence is MFKKAHFIAILLISTVLFSCSKHQKLLKSTDNELKYQQAMAYYDKGDYYRALQVFDQLIPVYRGTTQSEELLFRYAYAYYYERDYIMASYYFNRFTATFPRSEKTEEAAFQSAYCKYLDSPRSTLDQTVTKEAINEFQVFINRFPYGEKAKEATKLIDELRMKLQLKDYNIANLYFKIEDYQAAIVSYRNLMKDYPDTDFKEEVMYKIILAAYNFASMSIVEKRQERFEDARKAYYDFIAVYPESRYLSEINKINNRVSTELSKYENAEI